A stretch of the Dioscorea cayenensis subsp. rotundata cultivar TDr96_F1 chromosome 4, TDr96_F1_v2_PseudoChromosome.rev07_lg8_w22 25.fasta, whole genome shotgun sequence genome encodes the following:
- the LOC120258367 gene encoding uncharacterized protein LOC120258367, with protein MLHVFKHQIQAARHPRSYNSLKLQYIWMIKLSQNIATNLPVSRSRALYTELYVPCPICSKKNKKYKQCNAHSFAREPTIDGLRSDGGKPSRPTGGDMLSKKPMKNNIGLRFGSRDSISIGNSSIVSP; from the exons ATGCTCCATGTAttcaaacaccaaatacaaGCTGCCAGACATCCGAGAAGTTACAATTCCTTGAAGCTTCAATACATTTGGATGATCAAGCTTTCGCAGAATAT CGCGACAAATTTACCAGTTTCAAGATCCAGAGCTTTGTACACAGAACTATATGTCCCCTGCCCAATCTGcagcaagaagaacaagaagtacAAGCAATGTAATGCACACAG CTTTGCGCGGGAGCCAACCATTGACGGCCTCAGAAGCGACGGAGGTAAGCCAAGCAGGCCAACCGGCGGCGACATGCTCAGCAAGAAACCCATGAAGAACAACATTGGGCTGAGGTTTGGAAGCAGGGATAGCATCAGCATCGGCAACAGCAGCATTGTCTCTCCTTGA
- the LOC120258366 gene encoding uncharacterized protein LOC120258366, with protein MKMKKKDLASSAPWRGEEEPGKFDDAKLKVTSQPGETSTMHVPRKRSVSSKFDLSDEPEIDPELRYSFHRNAQFLRRVFSIDTLVKPLPPTMQYNVSRNLSFFTRIFTQFFDPEGISNAQKSLGLGQEEKARRVG; from the exons atgaagatgaagaagaaggaccTTGCATCATCGGCGCCATGGAGGGGCGAGGAGGAGCCTGGCAAGTTCGACGATGCCAAGCTGAAGGTCACTAGCCAACCCGGCGAGACTTCCACCATGCACGTCCCTCGCAAGCGCTCCGTCTCTTCCAAGTTCGACCTCAGCGACGAGCCCGAGATCGACCCCGAGCTCCGCTACAGCTTCCATCGAAACGCCCAG TTTCTCCGCCGAGTCTTCAGCATAGACACCCTTGTCAAGCCTCTGCCTCCAACAATGCAATACAATGTCTCACGGAATCTGAGTTTTTTCACTCGAATTTTCACACAATTTTTTG ATCCGGAGGGAATTTCTAATGCACAGAAATCACTTGGGTTGGGACAAGAAGAGAAAGCCCGTCGTGTTGGTTGA
- the LOC120258363 gene encoding GDSL esterase/lipase At1g71691-like produces MNNISSSLMDMRVITACIYICLILLCMRSSSSSVMFARGQDVGSDGGGRRQLVPAMFVFGDSLIDNGNNNNLPSLAKANYFPYGIDFAGGPTGRFSNGYTIVDGIANLLGLPLTPAYSEAVGSQVFHGVNYASAAAGILDVTGGNFVGRIPFNQQIRNFESTLSQIGMELGATEAVANSIKQSIIFIGFGSNDYLNNYMMPNYNTKNQYNAEQFADLLMQQYTRQLTRLYSLGARKFAVAGVGAIACVPSILAQSAYSKCSVDVDNLIAPFNRKVKAMISNLNENLPGAKFIYLDVYRMFVDILANPTQYGFSVIDRGCCGIGRNRGQISCLPLQAPCARRDQYVFWDAFHPTEAVNILLARNCFSGNTNVAFPMNIQQLANVEV; encoded by the exons ATGAATAATATATCATCTTCTCTAATGGACATGAGAGTTATCacagcatgcatatatatatgcttgATCTTGTTGTGCATGagaagtagtagtagtagtgttATGTTTGCAAGAGGTCAAGATGTGGGAAGTGATGGAGGTGGCCGGAGACAGCTAGTTCCGGCCATGTTTGTGTTTGGGGACTCATTGATAGACAATGGTAATAACAATAACCTTCCTTCTCTTGCAAAGGCTAATTACTTCCCTTATGGTATTGACTTTGCCGGAGGTCCTACCGGAAGGTTCTCTAATGGATACACCATTGTTGATGGAATTG CTAATTTATTAGGGTTACCACTTACTCCGGCATACTCAGAAGCCGTCGGAAGCCAAGTCTTCCATGGTGTAAACTATGCGTCGGCTGCCGCCGGGATTTTAGACGTCACCGGAGGAAACTTT GTTGGCAGGATACCATTCAACCAGCAAATACGAAATTTCGAATCAACATTGAGTCAAATAGGCATGGAATTAGGTGCGACCGAAGCCGTTGCCAATTCGATCAAACAAAGCATCATCTTCATTGGATTTGGAAGCAATGACTACTTGAACAACTACATGATGCCGAACTACAACACGAAAAATCAATACAATGCCGAGCAATTCGCCGACTTGTTGATGCAACAATACACTCGCCAACTCACC AGATTGTACAGTCTCGGAGCACGGAAATTTGCTGTTGCCGGTGTAGGAGCAATAGCTTGCGTGCCGAGTATTCTTGCGCAAAGTGCGTATAGTAAGTGTTCGGTAGATGTCGATAATCTGATTGCACCTTTTAATAGAAAAGTCAAAGCTATGATTAGTAATCTCAACGAAAATCTCCCCGGCGCAAAATTCATTTATCTTGATGTCTACCGCATGTTTGTTGACATACTTGCCAACCCTACTCAATACG GGTTTAGTGTGATTGATCGGGGATGTTGTGGCATCGGCCGGAACCGAGGGCAGATATCATGTTTGCCGTTGCAGGCACCATGTGCAAGAAGAGATCAGTATGTATTTTGGGATGCATTTCATCCTACGGAAGCTGTGAACATACTGTTGGCAAGGAACTGCTTCAGTGGCAACACTAATGTTGCATTCCCAATGAACATACAACAGCTTGCTAATGTTGAAGTTTGA
- the LOC120259471 gene encoding ethylene-responsive transcription factor ERF020-like produces the protein MAMRSSGEPENIAGEEKKYKGVRRRKWGKWVSEIRVPGSTQRLWLGSYSTPEAAAMAHDTAVVLLRPSSSSFNTLNFPNEAPSFALEPGNVSPDTVQRLASNRGMAMDARLTVKLPEKEEDRHAENLVMLHESEFGGGDISVDDYICN, from the coding sequence ATGGCAATGAGAAGCTCCGGCGAGCCGGAGAACATCGCCGGAGAGGAGAAGAAGTACAAGGGAGTGCGTCGCCGGAAGTGGGGGAAATGGGTATCAGAGATAAGAGTACCGGGTTCGACACAAAGACTATGGTTAGGCTCATATTCGACACCGGAAGCCGCGGCGATGGCTCACGACACCGCCGTCGTACTCCTTCGACCAAGTTCATCGTCTTTTAACACTCTAAATTTTCCAAATGAAGCTCCTAGTTTTGCTTTAGAGCCCGGAAATGTCTCACCGGACACGGTGCAAAGGCTTGCATCGAACCGGGGAATGGCGATGGATGCCCGGTTAACGGTGAAGTTGCCGGAGAAGGAGGAGGATAGGCATGCAGAGAATTTGGTTATGTTGCATGAGAGTGAGTTTGGAGGTGGTGATATATCAGTTGATGATtatatttgtaattaa
- the LOC120258364 gene encoding putative 12-oxophytodienoate reductase 11 has protein sequence MGVHDEVSLLTPCNMGNFHLSHRIVLGPLTRSRSYGNTPQPHAILYYSQRATNGGLLISEATGVSNTAQGYPNTPGIWSKEQMEAWKPIVKAVHDKGGVFFCQIWHVGRVSTYDYQPNGEAPISSTDRVIQVPPQTELDVTVESYSPPRRLTTIEIPQVVNDFRLAARNAIEAGFDGVEIHGGHGYLLEQFMKESANDRTDKYGGGLENRCRFPLEVVEAVVDEIGGDRVGMRLTPFEDFLDCYESDPEALGLHMVQSLNKFGILYCHMIEPRMSMAEERRQIPHRLRNMREAFNGTFIAAGGYDRDEGNKCVREGYTDLVSYGRLFLANPDLPRRFQLKAQLNKYDRLTFYTSDPVVGYTDYPFLEDCNESMNQV, from the exons ATGGGTGTACATGATGAGGTTTCTCTTCTCACTCCTTGCAATATGGGCAACTTCCATCTCTCACACAG GATAGTTTTAGGTCCTCTGACAAGATCAAGATCATATGGTAATACACCACAGCCTCATGCAATCCTCTATTACTCTCAAAGAGCCACAAATGGCGGCCTTCTCATCAGTGAAGCCACTGGAGTTTCTAATACTGCACAAGG ATATCCAAACACTCCGGGAATTTGGTCAAAAGAGCAAATGGAAGCATGGAAGCCGATTGTAAAAGCGGTGCATGATAAAGGCGGAGTATTCTTTTGCCAAATTTGGCATGTCGGAAGGGTTTCAACCTATG aTTACCAACCAAATGGAGAAGCTCCGATATCCAGCACAGACAGAGTGATCCAAGTCCCTCCTCAAACAGAACTAGATGTCACAGTTGAAAGTTATTCACCTCCTCGTCGTCTAACAACAATAGAGATCCCTCAAGTTGTCAATGACTTCAGACTTGCTGCAAGGAATGCCATTGAAGCTG GCTTTGACGGAGTAGAGATTCATGGAGGACATGGATACTTACTAGAACAATTCATGAAGGAGAGTGCCAATGACAGGACAGACAAATACGGTGGTGGGCTCGAGAACCGCTGCCGTTTCCCTTTGGAAGTAGTTGAAGCAGTTGTCGATGAGATTGGCGGAGACCGTGTTGGAATGAGACTCACTCCCTTTGAGGACTTCTTGGATTGCTATGAGTCTGATCCAGAAGCTCTAGGCCTTCACATGGTTCAATCTTTGAACAAATTTGGAATACTTTACTGTCATATGATTGAGCCAAGGATGTCAATGGCCGAGGAACGAAGGCAAATTCCGCATCGGCTTCGGAACATGAGAGAGGCCTTCAATGGTACCTTCATTGCTGCAGGAGGATATGATAGAGATGAAGGTAATAAGTGTGTTCGTGAAGGCTATACTGATCTTGTTTCATACGGACGCTTGTTCTTGGCCAACCCTGATCTGCCAAGGAGGTTTCAGTTGAAAGCACAGCTGAATAAGTATGATAGATTGACATTCTATACTTCTGATCCTGTTGTTGGATACACTGATTATCCATTCCTTGAGGATTGTAATGAATCGATGAATCAAGTCTAA
- the LOC120258365 gene encoding ras-related protein RABA2a-like — protein MGRRADEEYDYLFKVVLIGDSGVGKSNLLSRFTRNEFCLESKSTIGVEFATRTLQVEGRTVKAQIWDTAGQERYRAITSAYYRGALGALLVYDVTKPTSFENVSRWLKELRDHADSNIVIMLIGNKIDLKHLRAVASEDAQSFAEKEGLSFIETSALEAMNVEKAFQMILAEIYRIISKKSLSSSDEPGAGTTGGIKDGTTINVSAETSITKKQCCST, from the exons atgggacgGAGAGCGGACGAGGAGTACGATTACTTGTTCAAGGTGGTGTTGATCGGCGACTCCGGCGTTGGCAAGTCCAATCTCCTCTCCCGCTTCACTCGCAATGAGTTTTGCCTTGAATCCAAGTCCACCATCGGCGTCGAGTTCGCCACTCGAACCCTCCAA GTGGAGGGAAGGACAGTGAAAGCACAAATATGGGATACAGCGGGGCAGGAGCGATATCGGGCAATAACCAGTGCATACTACCGTGGAGCCCTTGGAGCCCTCTTGGTCTATGATGTGACCAAGCCGACCAGCTTCGAGAATGTTAGCCGGTGGCTCAAGGAGCTCCGTGACCATGCAGACTCCAACATTGTCATCATGCTAATTGGCAACAAGATCGACCTCAAGCATCTCCGTGCTGTTGCTTCCGAGGATGCACAGAGTTTTGCTGAGAAGGAAGGGCTCTCCTTCATCGAGACATCTGCTCTCGAGGCCATGAATGTGGAGAAAGCATTTCAGATGATACTGGCCGAGATATATCGAATCATCAGCAAGAAATCTCTGTCATCTTCCGATGAGCCCGGAGCTGGAACCACTGGAGGGATCAAAGATGGAACAACCATCAATGTATCTGCAGAAACCAGCATTACAAAGAAGCAATGCTGCTCAACTTAG